Within the Pan troglodytes isolate AG18354 chromosome 2, NHGRI_mPanTro3-v2.0_pri, whole genome shotgun sequence genome, the region CTTAAAAATCATTGCAtcccaaacagaaaacaaaagtcaTCGGATTGAAACTGATGCTTAAAGACAATAAAGTGTAACATGTCAACTAATCTAACACAACTCAACTTTTATAGTtaggtataaatataaattttaaatcatatGAAAGACTATTTCAGGGATCATTTCTATAATTCGTTAAATCATATGAACCCATTGTGTaacttactaaaataaaaataatctttacatttatttggtAAGAAAAATTACTTGATTCAAGGGAGACTGTGAGTACACTGTAGCATATGTCATATGGTGCGGAGTGGAATCTCCAAAAGAAAGACTCCCCACAAATGACTACTCATTGGCTCAGCCTATAAATTCCAGACACCAAGTTGTGAAATTGGAATAATTTCTCTCCTTTCTATATACCCCATTTCTCCACCAAGAAGAAAGCTTCatttatcctgatttgatcactataaAAATGTTCACTCCAAAAAAATAGATTTATCCCTAAAGACAGCCCTGGGTTATTTATGTACCCTGCTAGGGACAGTCTGGCAGGGAAGGGTTGCTGTCATAAGAACTCTTTAAACTTTACAATACCTTGGGATTTATCTGGACAGCCTCTTCATTATAATGTAGGAGAGCTTTCTGACCTGAATGGCTGAGGTTCACAAACACCCGAAGACACGGGTACTTCCCCTGACCGCGGCAGTGCACACCACAGGTGAAGGCACAGTCCAGCCAGTCGTCCATGATATCTGTGTGGATGGCAGCGCAGGTCGATTCTTCTCTCTGAATgcttcaatttgaaaaaaaaaaaaaatgttcttcacTTACTAGAAAATTTCATTCTACATTTTGGTGTGGTTATGAGCTTATGTACACAATGCCCAAGGCATTTGTGTACAAGGCATTTGTGTATTTTGAGGTGGTGCAGGATCCTTACAGCAGGCACATAATAAACAGGCAGCATGGAAGACACAGAGTTGGGGTAAAGAGCCGCAAAGTGCCAAGTTCCACCTCACTTCTGATGACCCTACTGGCATATTTCTCACtacaccagtggttttcaaacttcagAATCATCTGTGAGTTTGTTAGAATGAAGAATTTGTTAAACTGTGGATTCCAGGGCTTCATTCCAGAAATTCTGGTTTGGTAGGTCTGACTTGAGGCCCAGGAATCTTTATCTTTAATAGTATTTAAGATGCAGGTATTTGGAGAACCACAGTGTAAACAGTGTTAGCATTACCATAATGCTGTAACCACCAAGATTCACCCTCACTCAGGAATCTCATCATCTCTCATGCTTCATCATCTCAAGATGCACTGGCTTGTCCTGATGAAAATGTGCCTTTGGAAGGAGTCTAACTACAGGGCCGTTGATCAACATAGCCTACACACTTTCTGGCAACAAGGTACAATTCCACATACCCGCTACTTCCAAAGAGGCAAGTGCAAATCATACATGGAATCTCTCAGTAGAATACTTACCATATTTTTGCTATCAGTTAAGTTCCTAGAGGTCAAGAGCTATATCCAATTCATCCGTATGTTCCTCAAAGCATGAAACAGAATGCTTCTCACTGAGTAGATGTTTAATAAGTGCTGtactgaattaatttttttggcgggggggatggagtttcgctcttgttgcccaggctggagtggtgcaatctcggctcactgcaacctccgccttctcgtttcaagcgattctcctgcctcagcctcctgagtagctgggattacaggtgcgcaccatcacgcccagctaattttttgtatttttagtagagatggggtttcaccgcattggccaggctggtcttgaactcctgacctcgtgatcctcccaccttggcctcccaaagtgctgggattacaggcgtgagccacggctccTGGCCTGAATTAAATTTTACTTGGAAAATTTCTTGAGAATTTTCACATGTAATACATATGCAAAACATCCCAGGTGCTATGAGAAGGGACAGACAAAATTCCTGCCATGAAGACCTTGTGGTGATGTTGAAGAGAAAggacatgtgtatatgtatgaaataatttgaaaacaagtCCAAGACAAAGTAAACGAGGGGAAGAGGAAACGCTTTGATTGAATATATGAGACCAGCTCTTCATATACCCTCACACTCACATATAGGTGGACTCCTGTGTTTACTTACTGGTTCCTTAAACATAATAAGTTAGATTAGCAAGCTCTAAAGTCAGAATGTTTGAAAagcagggccaggcgcagtggctcatgcctataatcccagcactttgggaggctgaggcgggcagatcacttgaggccaggagtttgagaccagcctggccaacatggcgaaaccacgtcttcactgaaaatacaaaaattagctgggcatggtggcaggcacctgtaatcccagctatacaggaggctgaggcaggagaattgcttaaacccgggaggcagaagttgcagtgagccaagattgtgccactgcactccagccagggcaacagaggccgactctgtcccccccaaaaaaaaaaaaaaaaagtaagaaagttcGAAAAGCAATATTTAGCTAGGTTCATAATCCACTCTCATTAATCTCTTTGACCAAAATAATCATTTTCCCTTATTAATATAACTAACTTGAGACACACTGTGCAGTTTAACATGGCCTCAAGGTCTGGGGTATAAAAATCACTAGATATGGCCAAAGAAAAAATACTGGGcaagtgaaaatacaaaagtggAAAATAAGATTATTTCATAGACTTAGCACTGGCCTGCTTTTTCACtaaattaatttatatgtttattttaactAGGCatcttgaaataataatttagagTTACTTTTTTTATCTGTTAGAACTTAAGCTCTCTAAATCTTGACCGAGTACTGAACTGAGTATGATTTGAATTTTCCTTAAAGATTTTAGAAAGCTTCAAAATAGAGTGGGACATTCTGTCCCATGCACAAGGCCCCGGTCAGAGCCTTTCAGGTGGAACCAGGGATGTATTTAGGGCTAAAAAATAAGCATGTTCCTTCAATAGCATCGGGTGTGTATTTGGCTACAGCTGTGACAAAATCCATCATCTGATTGAGGGATGAGAGGTTGAGGGAGTGGGGATAGGTATGAACTACGCAGGCCTTCTTAACTACCACCCTTTATGGAGCAAAACTACTCGCTGAGATGGCACAAGATGTAAGGCAAGAGAGAGATGAGAACTCACCACTCTTAGGCATTCACTTaattaatttaaccaaataaTTTCCAGGAATGCTTAGAAAAGTAAAACTTAATTATGAGCAACAGTTTGGTACTAGCTTGCAGAAGGTACCCTCAAGCCATCTCCCAAAtatgtcacatttttaaaaataatctgatcTGCCTGTGCACACACACGGACATTTACTCAACATTCCCATACATTCAAACATTCAATCAAATTACATAgacatataatgcatatatatatatatatatatatatatatatatatgatgaggGGAAAAGGAGtaaatgaaaaagaggaaaaaaagacagaatgaaGTCAGAAGTGAGGTATAGCcaagacaagagaatcacttgagcctaggagtttgagactagcctggacaacatagtgagatcccacttcttaaaaaaaaaaaagtttaaaaaaaagtgagGTACAAACATATAATCTGCAGACCATAAGATCCCTTGTAGTTATGGGAACCGAGCTACAAATTTGCCTCTGGGTTTCCTAGCAGCCAAAGCAATGAAGGAAACACAACCAGATACAAGACTCCTGGCGTCCGTTAAATGAAAGTAAGCTGGTTGATCAGGAGCAGCACAGCTTCTCCTGGTGCTAATACCAGAGAGAAGCTTCTTCTGGAATTCTTCCAACAGTGGCACTGTGTGCTATAGTAAATGGTGACTTCTACATCTTTCCCCTAACAATGGTAACCTAGGAATGGCAGGAGATGAATCATAAATAACAGAAGTAGGccactctcttccttttttatgaTCCCTTTCCCTCACTGAACTCCTAGGCCTTCCTCTTCCACTCCCCCTGGGCCTCCTGTTGCTCTTTggctgtccaaaaaaaaaaaaaagggctgtcCAAAAATAAAGCAATGTCCAAAAAGCACCCCTTGCCTTCCTTTTACCTTGAACTGACCTGGCCCCAGAGTACCACATGTTATGTGGGCCATCCTACAAAATTAAATAGCCCCTCCCCTTCCCTAATCAGAACCCCCATTCCCCTCATTTCAGCAAACATCATTTAGGTATTAAGAAGCAAGCTTACGTCAGAATGACAGGCATATTATTTACCGGctatgtgaacttgggcaagttacttggcctttctgagcctcagctttctcatttataaaatgaaaactaaaataacaCTTCCATCATGGGCTGCTGTAGGTTTAAGTAGGATAAAATATAGTATGTATTGAGCATACAGCATATACTTAATAAGTAGCAACtaaagttgacccttgaacaattcAGGGGTTAGGGATGCCAACACCACACCCTCAAACCTGCAGTCGaaaatttgcatataacttttgactcctcaaAAATTTAACtactggtcaggcatggtggctcatgcctgtaattccagcactttgggagaccaaggtagaaggatgacttgagcttaggagttcacgaccagcctgggcaacatagggggatcccatctctaccaacaatttaaaaatcagccaagtatggtggcacacacctgtggtcccagctacttgggaggctaaggcaggaggatcgcctgagcccaggaggtcgaagctgcagtaagccatgattgaaccactgcacttcagcctgggtgacagagtgataccctccttcaaaaaaaaaaaaaaaaactactaatagcctactgttgactggaagccttaccaataaacagttgattaagacatattttgtatgtttatatgtattatatactgaattcttacaataaaataagctagaatagccaggcacagtagcttatgcctgtaatcccactgactcaggaagctgaggtgggaggactgcttgagcccaggagttcaagactgcaatgagctgtgatcacaccactgcactccagtgtgacagagcaagaccccgtctctttttttttttttttttgagacagagtctcgctcagtcacccaggctggagtgcaatggcgcaatctcggctcactgcaagctccacctcctgggttcacgccattctcctgcctcagcctcctgagtagctgggactacaggtgcctgccacggcgcccagctaatttttttgtatttttagtagagacggggtttcaccgtgttagccaggatggtctcgatctcctgacctcgtgatccacccatctcggcctcccaaagtgctgggattacaggcgtgagccatcgcgcctggcccaaccccttctcttaaaaaaataaataaataagctagagaaaagaaaatgttattaagaaaatcatggccaggcatggtggctcacgcctgtaatcccagcactttgggaggccaaggcgggcagatcacagggtcaggagttcaaaggtcaggagttcaagaccagcctggccaacatggtgaaaccccatctctactaaaaatacaaaaattagtgggcatggtggcaggcgcctgtaatcccagctactcaggaggctgaggcaggagaattgcttgaattcgggaggcagagtttgcagtgagccaagattgcgccactgcactccagcctggcgacagagcaagactccgtctcagaaaaaagaaaagaaaagaaaatcataaggaagaacaagatcatgtcatttgcggGGACATAGATgaaatgaagctggaagccattatcctcagcaaactaatgcagaaacagagaaccgaacactgaatgttctcacttaaaagtgggagctgaatgatgagaacacatggacacctagcggggagcaacacacactggggcctctcagtggagtagggggagggagagcatcaggaagaatagctaatgcatgctgggcttaatacccaggtgatgggttgatctgtgctgcaaaccaccatggcacacgtttacctttgtaacaaacctgcacattctgtacatgtaccccggaatttaaaataaaaattgaagaaaaaaaatcataaggaagagaaaacatgtTTACTATTTACtaaatggaagtggatcatcataaaggtcctCTCCCTGTcctcttcatgttgagtaggctgaggaggaggagaaagaggagggattGATCttactgtctcaggggtggcaggcACAGAAGAAAATCCATTTATAAGTGGATTCCCGAAGTTCAAACCCacgttgttcaaaggtcaactgtatcACTACATATATTGAATAAAGAACctaattaaaagaaaaggaaggaaactaatatgtattgagcaactactatgtgccaggtagaCACTGTCAAACTCAAAAAATTCAGACTCAAAAAACTTTTATTGTGCTCGCATACAAGGTTTAACTCTCTCTTGGAATACCAACATTTTAAGGGGAGGATTTATGACCTAAATGAAGAAACTATAATTTGTGGATTACGTGTTTGGAGGTATATATAGATTATGAGATGGAAGGAGGCAGTGCAGGGGAATATCTTTGACCTTCTCGCCACCTCTTCCTCCACACCCAGCTGCCCCCAGCACTGAGAGCAGAAGAggaattgtatttttctttttctagaccATGGCAGAGAGTCACAGATTGAGAAACCAAAGCCAGCCTCTCCTCCTTTACCGCTGTGCCTGGATCTTATCTGAATTGGAAACTCTAGATTTCCTTCCTCTGTTTCTTACCTGAGCATAAAAGGCTTTAGAATGGTTGTTCCGAGCAAGAAGAACATTAGGACTGAGAAGCCCATCATGGCAAACCCCAGCATCACGGCTCGGTCCTCTCCAGCACTGGATGGCAGCCTCTTGTGCACATCTAGTGGGTCTCCATCACTgtagtctgtctctctcttcttccctgagGCAGGAAAGGCTGTCCTttggggaaagggagaaggagatACTGCAGTGAGCTCATAAAGAAGGGGGAACATTTCCAATCCATGGGGACTGGAGGGATAATCTCATTTGCTGCCTACCTGTGTCTCGTGAGCAGGATGAATGCAACAAAATGAAATCCCAGTTCAGAGCTTGGTGAAAAGTCCATCTAAATAAGCTAAAGTGATGTGTaatcaagtatttttaaagatattgtaGCAAACAAGCCTAAGAAATGTTGCCTCATGCAAGTCTGTAGAGATCTGTTTAATCAATAACTAGAGAATGTTGTATGTAAATAAGTGTTACGAACTTTGTTATCTTTCAGGGATATTGCACGTCCCTCCTGAAAATTTGTTTACATTCTCCTTTGAATTCCACATGGAAAGAATGACTCAAAAAGTTCACATTTGGAATTAACAGCGTCCTGAACAGGGTTTGACTTGTTCTTTCATATTCACCTGTTGGAAAGGCAGCATATCCACCACCAGAATTTCTGGCCACTGCCCAGTCCACTCAGAATTATGAAGTTGTCATGGCTTCTTTGCTCCTCtcaccctccttctcctcctctctggcCACTCATGGTTCTGCATAAGTGTCCCttcatttcttctctcctctctccactgTGCCTGCAAACCTGCTCCAGCAAAGGATGAGATACATTCTCGCAGAGCAGGGTGTCTGGTGAACAGAAGAGTCCAACACAAAGGTCGCAAACCGGTGGGCATGGCGGCATCCAGCCCAcagatgtgttttgtttggcCCTCTCtgtcgtttttttgtttttgtgtttttgtgttttttgttttttttgagacggagcctcgcactgttgcccaggctgggtacgatctcagttcactgcaacctcctccgcctcccaggttcaagcgattctcctgcctcagcctccctagtagctgggattacaggcgccggccaccatgcccagctaatttttgtattttaagtagagacggtgtttcaccatgttggccataatggtctcgaatgcctgacctcacgatccacccacctcagcctcccaaaatgttgggattacaggcgtgagccactgcgcccggcctggtttattattacttttttaatgtgagaTAACTTGTTAAGACCTTAAAAATCATGACATTTCTCATAAAAAGGCTGAGTTCTGACTTTGGAAATAATCCCAAGATGCACGTCCCTGCAGATGAACAGTGGGCCCAGCAGAGCAGTGGCTGCCCCTGTGGAAGGTGGTGTGTTCTCTAGTTTGCCAAAATCCCTCCACTTCCTACAGTGTCACTGATTTGCCACTCCCTGCTCAGTAGCCATTTGAGTTCCAGAAGTATCTCCATTTTAAGAAGCTTAATGAAATCTTAAGCCAAACAAATGCAGCACTAACGGTAGAAACACAGGCTCCATCAAGCTTCCTAAAAGCTTACTGTATTTTAAAGTCAAGCAAAAACCCCATCAAGGAAATTACTGgttgtttttttcccaaaagcaTAGTTAATGCCTTATCCCacatccttccccttccctctccctagCTCCCTTTTCCCCCAGCAACATCTTTAGGTTCTAAAGCGAGTAAAAGGAATGTCAGACAGTCCAGAATGTTCCAAGAGCCTGTGCCAGGAAGCACCAACCTCAGAAGATGGCGGCACTCCATGGTTAACACTTCTTTGGGACCCGAGGATCTAGTTTAGGAATTTTTAGTTGTCTTTGATATTTTACTCATCCCCTATCATCCTACCACCAGGGAAGGGGcatggaaaacaattttaatgaaatttgaacctgtacttttttttttttttttgagatggagtctccctctgtcacccaggctggagtgcagtggggcaatcggctcactgcaacctccgtctcccgggttcaagcaattctcctgcctccgcctcctgagtagctgggactacaggcgcccaccaccacgcccggctaatttttgtatttttagtagagacggggtttcactgtgttagccaggatggtctcgatctcctgacctcgtgatccacccacctcggcctcccaaactgctaggattacaggtgtgagccactgcacccggccacattttctaatttatcaataaatatgACAGATtgattaaaagaaagttttagccCTAAAGTAGAGTTTGATGGTTTTTGTAGTTTCCAGGACCCAATATCCTGCATTTTCCCTTGTGCTCTAAAGCTGGACTTTAGTTGCTCTGTAGCGTAAGGTATCCCAGAGGTTTATTGTAAGATATCCTTGGAATCTATGGGTGAAGAGGCTTATAATGAGGTCGCTCTTCTAATGCATCTCTAATACATTCTTTAACATACCCAATTATAATGGTATGTTATAAAAAACTGGCATAACCCGATTCTGATCTAATTTAGGAATAAGACAGACCTGTACTGTCCTAGACAagactttttatttataatttttctgccCACTTTGTTCCAAGGCTTTATGAAAAGTTGACAACTTCATAAGTCACTTGGAAAGAAGTTATTTCATGTGTGGGGAAGggataatataaaataatcataaaaaactaaaacatagataggtttggccaggcgcagtggctcatgcttgtaatcccagcactttgggaggccaaggtgggcagatcacctgagctcaggagtttgagaccagcctgaccaacatggtgaaaccgtctctactaaaaatacaaaatttagccaggcacggtggcatgcacctgtaatcacagcttctcaggaggctgaggcaggaaaatcgcttgaacctgggtggcagaggttgcagtgagccaagatcacgccactgcactccagcctgggcgacagagcgagactccgtctcaaaaaaaaaaaaaaaaagacaaaaactatgtGAAAGTAGGAATCCAGAGAGGAAGGTGGACAGAAGTCAAGTTTTAACTTGAGGGCATTTGCGGAACTTGGTGAACTTGAGCTTTTGTTTCACAGTTTATAGGGTCACAGGGACAGGAGACAATGTCCAGGGTCTATCCGAGGTATGTAGTTTAATATACCATCCAACTAGAGCTGGCACCCCAAAGGACTTAAAAGTCAGTGTCAGGTTGAACTGGAAATAGCCCCTCTCCCTTCACCCGCACTGCACCACTCCATAGGAAATGGCAAGGAAAATGCCTTTCTCAAACCTTAACACTGACTAAAAGAGGAAAACTACAATCTCCCCTGAAATTTTAGATAATCCTCAAGGGGATCTTCAAGGGAGTTTACAGCCTGAATTCATACTACCTGGGTAATACAAAAATCTCAAGCTAAGAATTTCGTGTAATGTTGTTTAAGTAGGTAGTGCCCTCTGCAACCTGgcaaatttaaatacatatgttCTCTGTAGGCACACACATTTAACTTAGGCCTTAAAAGAATTctataggccaggcgcaatggctcacgcctgtaatcccagcacttttggaggtcgaggtgggcgaatcatgaagtcaggagatcaagaccatcctggcctacatggtgagaaaccctatctctactaaaaatacaaaatattagctgggcgtggtggcacgtgcctgtaattctagctgctgcggcaggagaatcctttgaacaaggagtcggaggctgcagtgagccaagattgcgccactgcactccagcctagcgacagagcgagactcgcctcaaataaaataaaataaaataagaagacgTATATAAATGTCCAAGgagtatataaaacacacaaCAGCCAGGCGAGGTAgttcatggctataatcccagcactttcagaggctaaggcaggtggatcacctgaggtcaggagtttgagacgagcccggccaacatggctaagccctgtctctattaaaaatacaaaaattagccaggtgtagtggcaggcacctgtaatcccagctactcgggaggctgaggtgggacaatcacttgaacccagaaggtggacgttgcagtgagctgagatcgtgccactgcacttcagtctgggcaacagagcaagactctatctcaaaaaaaaatgaataaataaataaataataataaataaaataaaagtcataaaacaCACAGGAAATCAAGGCGTTTGAGTGCAAAAAAAAATAGACCACAAAATGAGATCCACGAAAAATTTCAGATATTTGCatagaatataaaatacacatctgtaacatatttaaagaaataaaggaaggatccaaaatgtcagaaatcaaGGAATTCTAAAATGTagagctaatatttaaaaaagaatttatagaaatcaaaaataaaataattgaaagtaaaaatttaatgaaCAGACATAACACTCAATTAGATACATCTGAGAAGATAATTAGTGAACACAGAGCTGGATCTGCAAAAATAGCCAGAGTATAATACAGAGAGATTTTTAAATGGGAAGTATTAAAGAGAGGTTCAGAGACATGAAAGATAGATTAAATAGTGTAACATAATATCTATTCAGAATTCCAGAAGAAAAGAGACATAAGTcagaagcaatattttaaaaagatagtcaAATTCTAGAACTGATTGAAGACCCAGTTCCCAGACTCCAGAAGCacatggaataaaataaagaggAACCCACACTTAAACACATCACAGATATATTGCACAGCTACAAAGACAAGAGAAAATCTTAACAGTCgccaaagaaaaagacaaattaacTTCAAAGTAATGACAATTTGGCTGAGAGCTTACTTCTCTGTAACAAGACTAGAAGCCATAAGGCAAGAATATTATCAATATACTGAGAAAAAGTAACCACAGAATTCTATGTCTACCAAAAAATCCTCTCAATGAATAAAGACATTTCAGACAAAGACATTTCAAACACAAAACTGAGTTTGTCCTTGATAGACCCTCACTGAAGGAAAAGGGTCAAGTATTTACTCAAGGCAGAACGAAAAAAATCCAGGTAACAGCTGATATTTAACCAGAAATGAAGAGCAAATACAGAAGTAAACAGGTAAGTAAAGATATTAACtctaggctggacacagtggctcacgcctgtaatcccaacacttcgggaggcccaggtgggcagatcacctgacgtcaggagttccagaccagcctgcccaacatggcgaaaccccatctctacaaaaaa harbors:
- the KCNMB3 gene encoding calcium-activated potassium channel subunit beta-3 isoform X4, which produces MTCWHQEESRGTSIQKAEKIPEEGTRRAKAKKTVPCPKLRQAAGVVHRKSECEGLFSLHCQSFPASGKKRETDYSDGDPLDVHKRLPSSAGEDRAVMLGFAMMGFSVLMFFLLGTTILKPFMLSIQREESTCAAIHTDIMDDWLDCAFTCGVHCRGQGKYPCLRVFVNLSHSGQKALLHYNEEAVQINPKRDVTDCRVKEKQTLTVSDEHKQ
- the KCNMB3 gene encoding calcium-activated potassium channel subunit beta-3 isoform X6, with the protein product MDFSPSSELGFHFVAFILLTRHRTAFPASGKKRETDYSDGDPLDVHKRLPSSAGEDRAVMLGFAMMGFSVLMFFLLGTTILKPFMLSIQREESTCAAIHTDIMDDWLDCAFTCGVHCRGQGKYPCLRVFVNLSHSGQKALLHYNEEAVQINPKRDVTDCRVKEKQTLTVSDEHKQ
- the KCNMB3 gene encoding calcium-activated potassium channel subunit beta-3 isoform X7 → MTAFPASGKKRETDYSDGDPLDVHKRLPSSAGEDRAVMLGFAMMGFSVLMFFLLGTTILKPFMLSIQREESTCAAIHTDIMDDWLDCAFTCGVHCRGQGKYPCLRVFVNLSHSGQKALLHYNEEAVQINPKRDVTDCRVKEKQTLTVSDEHKQ
- the KCNMB3 gene encoding calcium-activated potassium channel subunit beta-3 isoform X2, encoding MDFSPSSELGFHFVAFILLTRHRTAFPASGKKRETDYSDGDPLDVHKRLPSSAGEDRAVMLGFAMMGFSVLMFFLLGTTILKPFMLSIQREESTCAAIHTDIMDDWLDCAFTCGVHCRGQGKYPCLRVFVNLSHSGQKALLHYNEEAVQINPKCFYTPKCHQDRNDLLNSALDIKEFFDHKNGTPFSCFYSPASQSEDVILIKKYDQMAIFHCLFWPSLTLLGGALIVGMVRLTQHLSLLCEKYSTVVRDEVGGKVPYIKQHQFKLCSMRRSKGRAEKS
- the KCNMB3 gene encoding calcium-activated potassium channel subunit beta-3 isoform X3, whose product is MTAFPASGKKRETDYSDGDPLDVHKRLPSSAGEDRAVMLGFAMMGFSVLMFFLLGTTILKPFMLSIQREESTCAAIHTDIMDDWLDCAFTCGVHCRGQGKYPCLRVFVNLSHSGQKALLHYNEEAVQINPKCFYTPKCHQDRNDLLNSALDIKEFFDHKNGTPFSCFYSPASQSEDVILIKKYDQMAIFHCLFWPSLTLLGGALIVGMVRLTQHLSLLCEKYSTVVRDEVGGKVPYIKQHQFKLCSMRRSKGRAEKS
- the KCNMB3 gene encoding calcium-activated potassium channel subunit beta-3 isoform X9, whose amino-acid sequence is MQPFSIPVQITLQGSRRRQGRTAFPASGKKRETDYSDGDPLDVHKRLPSSAGEDRAVMLGFAMMGFSVLMFFLLGTTILKPFMLSIQREESTCAAIHTDIMDDWLDCAFTCGVHCRGQGKYPCLRVFVNLSHSGQKALLHYNEEAVQINPKRDVTDCRVKEKQTLTVSDEHKQ
- the KCNMB3 gene encoding calcium-activated potassium channel subunit beta-3 isoform X5, which translates into the protein MTCWHQEESRGTSIQKAEKIPEEGTRRAKAKKTVPCPKLRQAAGVVHRKSECEGLFSLHCQSFPASGKKRETDYSDGDPLDVHKRLPSSAGEDRAVMLGFAMMGFSVLMFFLLGTTILKPFMLSIQREESTCAAIHTDIMDDWLDCAFTCGVHCRGQGKYPCLRVFVNLSHSGQKALLHYNEEAVQINPKEEGSQGRLSQFHIKAAAGSQK